One Ignavibacteria bacterium genomic window carries:
- a CDS encoding sigma 54-interacting transcriptional regulator — protein sequence MGSLDKIKVVIINSKGTLENIDWLFKTIKDVNISQVEFSEASSEFIIKIQNALFVFNLNSLSSEILDFFKKIEGIINPNNVFISLSNGQAKELTLISRLGFTNIYYFPDDEFVLRNDVVERVDSLKTQLEIQINRKKVYQKFSFENLIGKSPKFLECVEIAKKVSYKSDATVLLLGETGTGKELFAKAIHYNSNRAESPFIELNTSAIAENLFESELFGYEKGAFTDAKNSKPGLMEIAENGTIFLDEIGDLNLSLQVKLLRAIENKTIKRVGGIKDIKIDCRIIAATNQNLDRLVEEKLFRADLYYRLKVISISLPPLRERKEDIVPLAEFFLDQFNKKYNENKEGFTQKAKQLLLQYSWPGNIRELSNVIERAILLSDTRIINEKYIHLGSSEILSTMKKNFIELKVEIDKARIEDVTYDLAREVLKLVDGNKTQAAKILGISRPSLLKILNEKY from the coding sequence ATGGGAAGTTTAGACAAAATAAAAGTTGTAATAATTAATTCTAAAGGCACACTCGAAAATATTGACTGGTTATTTAAGACAATTAAGGATGTCAATATTTCTCAAGTAGAGTTTAGTGAAGCTTCAAGTGAATTTATCATCAAAATTCAGAATGCATTATTTGTATTTAATCTTAATTCCTTAAGTAGTGAGATTTTAGATTTCTTCAAGAAAATTGAGGGAATAATAAATCCTAATAATGTATTTATTTCATTAAGCAATGGTCAGGCAAAAGAGTTGACACTGATAAGTCGCTTAGGTTTTACAAACATTTATTATTTCCCTGATGATGAATTCGTTTTAAGAAATGATGTTGTTGAAAGAGTCGATTCCTTAAAAACACAATTGGAAATTCAAATTAATAGGAAGAAAGTTTATCAAAAATTTAGTTTTGAAAATTTAATTGGCAAATCACCAAAATTTCTTGAGTGTGTAGAGATTGCAAAAAAAGTTTCATATAAAAGTGATGCAACAGTTTTATTGTTAGGTGAAACTGGAACAGGAAAGGAATTATTTGCAAAAGCAATACACTACAACTCGAATCGTGCAGAATCTCCTTTTATAGAATTGAACACCTCCGCAATCGCCGAAAATCTATTCGAATCTGAACTTTTTGGTTATGAAAAAGGAGCTTTTACTGATGCAAAAAATTCTAAGCCGGGTTTAATGGAAATTGCTGAGAACGGAACTATTTTTCTTGATGAAATAGGTGACTTAAATCTGAGTTTACAGGTTAAGTTATTGCGCGCAATTGAGAATAAAACTATAAAAAGAGTAGGCGGTATTAAAGATATAAAGATTGATTGCAGAATTATTGCAGCAACAAATCAAAACTTAGACAGATTAGTTGAAGAAAAACTGTTTAGAGCTGATTTATACTATAGATTAAAAGTAATTTCTATAAGTTTACCGCCATTAAGAGAACGAAAAGAAGATATTGTTCCATTAGCTGAATTTTTCTTAGACCAATTCAATAAGAAATATAACGAAAACAAAGAGGGATTTACGCAGAAAGCTAAACAGCTTCTATTACAATATTCCTGGCCTGGCAATATACGTGAACTTTCCAATGTTATTGAGCGGGCTATTCTTTTATCTGATACAAGAATAATTAATGAAAAATATATTCATCTAGGTTCAAGCGAAATTCTTTCAACAATGAAGAAAAACTTTATTGAATTGAAAGTGGAAATTGATAAAGCAAGAATAGAAGATGTAACTTATGATTTAGCGCGGGAAGTATTAAAACTTGTGGATGGTAATAAGACTCAAGCAGCAAAAATTTTAGGAATTTCACGTCCAAGTCTTCTAAAGATCTTAAATGAAAAATATTGA
- a CDS encoding tetratricopeptide repeat protein has product MIINSRYKILKFLGSGRSQVFLAEDLLLPGKFYAIKIIPSEKLNLDEIESLRSEFNLLYSLNHPNIVKAYEFGVITDCDDTSYLDSYFYISEYVDGKNFLDFFSSPVQGEHLEDFLRALNQISLTLYYIHQLNIIHYDLRPENILIEGNDKNNLNIKLIDFGFSALKSSYVKGTPLYISPELISGKEVDHRTDLYSLGATLYHVLKGEPPFYSENEIELLKKHLEEKPQGLPDIYPDFLRQIVLKLLEKNPDDRFQNSLQILDLIPENFRKIENIWYIPRVHFAREEELKKLKEFSKRENNNLSTIIIISEEGMGKSYLLKKFIDHLENQRNIYFFLNVSKEQSSTYNILDVLLNQIEKIIRLKKFENEDNLKLEIKRVRDLYSASISQAEYVENRRNFLAEILIDLARKLKFFVIIDDFQNLDQSTKEFFYYIFPSLEDLGVKFVVAVDTAFIRYQEIEKIKNREEIILSPLSRDDIIKMLRAYFKFNFPYEDVTDLLIEYTSRSINEMNELLSNLFFEKIIIFNSTGFKLNYEKLQQIDIEQLSQKSYELKIQNLTLIQKRMLDLLSLINFPINLKDLSKILDIEFNQLKKESEFLSSFGWIEISGRDELVFFPSGGIKRFIVSKTKYDQDLNLSLARFFEKENYPSFITAEFYERANFKEKALEYYLRAASEAEKYFSFSSMEKYLLKCIELENRTDELIQIRFNLAKCYFNQAEFKKAEDVLNEILNKTIKDENKLFEIYLMLAILKYKTGNIEDAYDNFDNAYRYARTDQQKVDVELQEINLELSQGNYTLAMSKCKNLLNDYSEILSPATRAAVYNNLGIANSKAGFYSDAVSYFKEALEIYEAQNNKIKSSQILMNLGNVFNLQNKQEEALRYWKQALELNESIGDLSKKALILNNIGISFFENINLEEAIKYYKDAQVIFEKINDQFGEALSLYNLAETSFLMSDYELALDYVNKSIQLSIKLVDVEGQCQGLFLLGLIYYMFNQKEKLREVSSDLIKIIENHKMQATQLQNYLYLEGLLSLEEKNYSDSEIKLNLARELFNELDGKYFYCKSTLDLMRLNIYTGNFSNILTFYNELQLNDYFNKNNLLIAEANLILGDASKRPGSNLPESSLFYYTQAMKHIENAYIGEVTYQILVAIGEEYLIKGAVNKGLEYFKKAKLVIDYLGSKISDNNFKISYFAHPLRKRTLKKIEKVINNF; this is encoded by the coding sequence ATGATCATAAACTCGAGATATAAAATATTAAAATTTCTCGGAAGCGGCAGAAGTCAGGTTTTTCTTGCTGAAGATTTACTTCTGCCGGGAAAGTTTTATGCAATAAAAATAATTCCATCAGAAAAATTAAATCTCGATGAAATCGAATCTTTAAGAAGCGAATTCAATCTTCTGTACAGCTTAAATCATCCAAACATCGTTAAGGCTTATGAGTTTGGAGTAATTACAGATTGTGATGATACAAGTTATCTCGACTCTTATTTTTACATTTCTGAGTATGTTGATGGTAAAAACTTTTTAGATTTTTTTTCATCTCCGGTTCAAGGTGAGCATCTCGAGGATTTTTTGAGAGCATTAAATCAAATTTCTTTAACTCTCTACTATATTCATCAATTAAATATTATTCACTATGATCTGCGTCCTGAAAACATATTAATTGAAGGTAACGATAAAAACAATTTGAATATAAAACTGATTGATTTTGGATTTAGTGCATTAAAATCTTCTTATGTAAAAGGAACACCTCTTTATATTTCTCCAGAATTAATAAGTGGTAAAGAAGTTGATCATAGAACAGATTTGTATTCACTTGGGGCAACGCTTTATCATGTTTTAAAAGGAGAGCCGCCATTCTATTCTGAAAACGAAATTGAGCTCTTGAAAAAGCATCTTGAGGAGAAACCTCAAGGTTTGCCCGATATTTATCCCGATTTTTTGAGACAAATTGTTCTAAAACTTTTAGAAAAAAATCCTGATGATAGATTTCAAAATTCGCTTCAAATACTTGATTTGATTCCTGAAAATTTCAGGAAAATAGAAAATATCTGGTACATTCCTCGAGTTCATTTCGCACGAGAAGAAGAATTAAAAAAATTAAAAGAATTTTCGAAGCGAGAAAACAATAATCTATCTACCATTATTATCATATCAGAAGAGGGAATGGGTAAATCATACTTGTTGAAAAAATTTATTGATCATCTGGAAAATCAGAGAAACATTTATTTTTTTCTGAATGTCTCAAAAGAGCAAAGCTCAACTTATAACATACTTGATGTTTTGCTCAATCAAATTGAAAAAATTATTCGTCTTAAAAAGTTTGAGAATGAAGACAATTTAAAACTGGAAATTAAGCGTGTTAGAGATTTATACAGCGCTTCGATTAGCCAGGCCGAGTATGTTGAAAATAGAAGAAATTTTCTTGCAGAAATACTTATTGATCTAGCAAGAAAACTAAAGTTCTTCGTTATAATCGATGATTTTCAAAATCTTGATCAAAGTACAAAAGAATTTTTCTATTACATTTTCCCATCTTTAGAAGATTTAGGTGTAAAGTTTGTTGTTGCGGTTGATACAGCTTTTATTCGATATCAAGAGATTGAAAAAATTAAAAACCGCGAAGAAATTATTCTTTCACCGCTTTCTAGGGATGATATTATTAAAATGCTGAGGGCTTATTTTAAGTTCAATTTTCCGTATGAAGATGTAACTGATTTGCTTATCGAATATACTTCCAGATCAATTAATGAAATGAATGAGTTGTTAAGTAATCTGTTCTTTGAGAAAATAATTATTTTCAATTCGACAGGTTTTAAACTTAATTATGAAAAACTTCAACAAATAGACATTGAACAACTTTCTCAGAAATCTTACGAATTAAAAATTCAGAATCTCACATTGATCCAGAAAAGGATGCTGGACTTATTATCATTAATTAATTTCCCAATTAATTTAAAAGATCTTTCGAAGATCTTAGATATAGAATTTAATCAGCTCAAAAAAGAGAGTGAATTTTTAAGTTCATTCGGATGGATTGAAATTTCTGGCAGAGATGAATTAGTGTTTTTCCCATCTGGGGGAATAAAAAGGTTTATAGTTTCGAAAACGAAATACGATCAGGACCTTAATTTATCGTTGGCTCGGTTTTTTGAGAAAGAAAACTATCCATCTTTCATTACAGCTGAATTTTATGAGCGAGCAAATTTTAAAGAAAAAGCTTTAGAGTATTATTTGAGAGCAGCTTCAGAAGCTGAAAAATATTTTTCTTTTTCATCAATGGAAAAATATTTATTAAAATGTATTGAACTGGAGAATAGAACTGATGAACTAATTCAGATTAGATTTAATCTTGCGAAATGTTACTTTAATCAGGCTGAGTTTAAAAAGGCAGAAGATGTTCTAAATGAAATTCTAAATAAAACTATAAAAGATGAAAATAAACTCTTCGAAATTTATTTAATGCTCGCCATATTAAAATATAAAACAGGTAATATTGAAGATGCATACGATAATTTCGATAACGCATATCGCTATGCCCGAACAGACCAACAAAAGGTAGATGTTGAATTGCAGGAAATTAATCTTGAACTGAGTCAGGGTAACTATACTCTTGCGATGAGTAAATGCAAAAATCTTCTCAACGATTATTCAGAAATTTTATCTCCTGCAACCAGAGCAGCTGTTTACAATAATCTTGGCATAGCAAATTCAAAAGCTGGATTTTATTCCGATGCAGTGTCGTACTTTAAAGAAGCCCTCGAGATTTACGAAGCCCAAAATAATAAAATTAAGTCATCACAAATTTTGATGAATCTTGGAAATGTTTTTAATCTACAGAACAAACAAGAAGAAGCATTAAGATATTGGAAACAAGCTCTGGAGCTAAATGAATCCATAGGTGATCTTTCAAAAAAAGCATTAATATTAAATAATATCGGGATTTCTTTTTTTGAAAACATAAATCTTGAAGAAGCAATTAAATATTATAAAGACGCACAGGTAATTTTTGAAAAAATTAATGATCAATTTGGTGAAGCACTATCGCTTTATAATTTAGCAGAGACATCTTTTTTGATGAGTGATTATGAACTGGCGCTGGATTATGTGAATAAATCAATTCAACTTTCGATAAAGCTGGTAGATGTAGAAGGGCAATGTCAGGGTTTGTTTTTGCTAGGACTGATTTATTATATGTTTAATCAAAAGGAAAAACTAAGAGAGGTTTCTTCAGATTTAATTAAAATTATCGAAAATCATAAAATGCAAGCTACTCAATTACAGAATTACCTTTATCTTGAAGGCTTATTAAGTCTCGAAGAAAAAAACTATTCCGATTCAGAGATAAAACTCAATTTAGCAAGAGAACTTTTTAATGAACTTGATGGAAAATATTTTTACTGCAAAAGCACTTTAGATCTAATGCGATTAAACATTTATACGGGTAATTTTTCCAATATCTTAACATTTTATAATGAACTCCAATTGAATGATTATTTTAACAAAAACAATTTACTAATCGCAGAAGCAAACTTGATCCTTGGAGACGCATCAAAAAGACCTGGTTCGAACTTACCTGAATCATCTCTCTTTTATTATACACAAGCAATGAAACACATTGAGAATGCATATATTGGAGAAGTAACATACCAAATTCTGGTCGCAATTGGTGAAGAATATTTAATCAAAGGGGCTGTTAATAAGGGGCTTGAGTATTTTAAAAAAGCTAAGCTCGTTATTGACTATCTTGGGTCTAAGATTTCAGATAACAATTTCAAAATTTCTTATTTTGCACATCCATTAAGGAAAAGAACACTTAAAAAAATCGAGAAAGTAATTAATAACTTCTGA
- a CDS encoding ABC transporter permease, with translation MTEKKININLFAVLIFTSGLLVLSIDKIFLGLKFLYFKISSLDLSFGQIQELDFISGLLFSLVFIILTILFVLNYFKLLKLKLFEKLTHSLRKVNTEFLIGIDLAYILIVITLTAPIISPDNPSFHKDIQLTKFLKPLESVKYVKLKSKESRLSELEKIEKILFESFNEENKIYFEQMKIEGSSVHLIKNMLIDKFSIDEIENENGKPNIYSKVFLLGTDEFGRDLLSRIIYGIRISFFIGVLSVFVSFLLGSLIGYSAGVFGGFIDNLLMRAVDFFLSFPILFFVIFLIAFLGNSILLLILVFGFSGWMFIARLARNETLACMKKEFVQTLLLVGQKKFKIVLNHILPNTFAPILITLIFQFSNVVIAESALSFLGLGVQPPTPTLGGIIKTGYDYFSSASWISFSSGFALIIIVLTFNLIGEGLKKSDLK, from the coding sequence TTTTAATTTTCACTTCAGGGCTTTTGGTATTAAGCATTGATAAGATTTTTCTGGGTTTAAAGTTTTTGTATTTCAAAATTTCGTCACTTGATTTAAGCTTCGGGCAAATTCAAGAATTAGACTTTATATCTGGCCTCCTGTTTTCGTTAGTATTCATAATATTAACGATTTTATTTGTATTGAATTATTTCAAGCTCTTGAAATTAAAGCTGTTTGAAAAATTAACTCACTCCCTGAGAAAAGTTAATACAGAATTTTTGATAGGAATTGATTTAGCTTACATTCTCATAGTTATAACATTAACAGCACCAATAATCAGCCCTGATAATCCTTCTTTTCATAAAGACATTCAATTAACTAAATTTCTCAAACCATTAGAGAGTGTAAAGTATGTGAAATTAAAATCAAAAGAAAGTAGATTAAGCGAATTAGAAAAAATCGAAAAAATTTTGTTTGAAAGTTTTAATGAAGAGAATAAAATTTATTTCGAACAAATGAAAATTGAAGGTTCATCAGTTCATTTAATCAAAAACATGTTGATTGATAAATTTTCAATAGATGAAATCGAAAATGAGAATGGAAAACCAAATATTTATTCAAAAGTATTTTTACTCGGCACAGATGAATTTGGCAGAGATTTATTAAGCAGGATAATTTATGGAATACGCATTTCTTTTTTTATTGGCGTCTTATCTGTGTTTGTATCATTTTTGCTCGGAAGTTTAATTGGCTATTCAGCTGGTGTTTTTGGGGGTTTTATAGACAATCTGTTAATGCGAGCAGTTGATTTCTTTCTTTCATTTCCAATTCTTTTCTTTGTGATTTTTTTAATTGCGTTCCTGGGCAATTCAATCCTTTTGCTGATACTTGTATTCGGTTTTTCGGGTTGGATGTTTATAGCTCGCCTTGCAAGGAATGAAACCTTAGCCTGTATGAAAAAAGAATTTGTTCAGACTTTGCTTCTAGTTGGTCAAAAAAAATTTAAAATTGTCTTGAACCATATTCTTCCAAATACTTTTGCTCCTATTTTGATTACATTAATTTTTCAATTCAGTAATGTGGTTATTGCAGAATCGGCATTGAGTTTTCTCGGACTTGGTGTCCAGCCTCCTACGCCAACTCTCGGAGGAATTATCAAAACGGGTTATGATTATTTTTCCTCAGCAAGCTGGATTTCTTTTTCATCGGGATTTGCATTAATTATAATTGTATTAACATTTAATCTGATTGGAGAAGGACTTAAAAAGTCTGATTTAAAATGA